The genomic region CGTCCGATCCATCTTCTGGTGCATCTTGACTGTTCATATTAACACCTTACCCCATACTTCGGACTTCGGAGTCCCCTTAGGTTTTGGCCATAACTACATCACACATCACACCACATGAGCCGGAAAGTCATTGAAACCCTCTTATTAAAAAAAACTGAAGCAATGTTGCCACCACCGCCATGCCATTGCCGCCACAGCCAGTCCGTCGCTCTTGCCCTATCCTGTTAGCCGTCAACGACACCTGTGGTGGTAAGCATGGTCTCTCATCCGTATATCCTTTTGTCCGCATATCGGTGGCTTGGAGGCTCATACTTGCTCACGCTCCTAATTTGCTTCGTTGCTCATGCCTATTTGCTTCCTCAGTGACGAGGATGACATCAACATGTGCGGCAAGGGTACCGTCTCTGCGGTGGGCGCCACAACGTGGCTGGGTGGGTTCGTGGGTTTCAGTACGCCCAGCGAAATGCAGGACATCGGGTAGGTAACTCTGTATTCCTTTTCGCTTTGCCATCATAGGTGGCTTGATATAAATTGGCCATGCATTCCGGCAGGAGGACATGCCGTTGTGTGCGCTGCTGTTAGCTTCAGACCATGCATTGACATTCACAAGGTGCGTAGAAATGCTTCCCTCGCTTTGTTATGATATTATACTTACTAGCAAAAATGTTCGTGTCTTGCAACAGTGATGTACAATTTGTTGTGTGCTATGGGTGAAAATTATATAGAGTATAGACATATTACTAGGCTATTCTGTTGTTAACATATATATCAATAGTTTTGGCATATATGCCTTGCATTTGCGTGGGTAAACTTGATCAATCATCTGGTAGTTCGGGTGTGGGTCAGTTTAAAAAATGTTAGACAATCTACTGTATATGGAAGGGCCTGAGCTTGGCAATCTTGTGCCGACCGACCTAGGGTATAGCTGGATAGAGGGAATCAGGGAGAGGAGTTCGGATCCTATGAATTATTAGTTTCCatggacttagggttttccttttGCTTCTCATCCTCCTCTCCAATATATGCACACATTCTGCCTCTCAATCAATATACCAATTATTCCTCCACACTCAACACACACACGGTATCAGTAGTCTAAGTTTCCCGATCCTCCTTTTTTTCCGTTTCTGCATATGTGCGTGCCCGTTCTTCGGTGCAGCCTTGTCTGGCCTCCCTACGCCACCCCTTGACGCTGCCTCTGGCTTCGAGGTTCTTCAACTTGGGCTCTCCCAGGTCTACACCGCCGATGCCCCTGTTGCTGTGGCACTCGAGCGCGCTGATCCTCTTCGCGCCACCAAGGACGACCACATGCGTATGGCTCTGGCCGCTCGCTAGGCCGCCCTCACCCGCGCGGCTAATGCCGACCACAAGCCCGCCCTCGTGCAACAAGAACGCGAGGCGACCGAAGCTCGTGTTCGTGCCGCTCAGTAGCGCGCGGCCGCTGCCCCCTCCAGCTACAAGAGGATACCCATTCCTCTGGCACCGCCGCCGCTGACGGCATCCCGCCTGCAAACCTCCCTGCGGCCCTTCTCCATCACGAGGCAGCAACACTGCTCAACCTCCACGCCCAGACAGTCGCCGTGACCAACATCCGGGCTCTCGTTCCACTCCTCCTTGACACCAGCTCCACCTTCTAAGCCCGATGGTGTGAATCCTTCCTTCTCACCCTCACCAAATTCTCCTTGGAGCGCCATGTCCTCTACGACTCCATCTTCCATGAATCACTCGATTGGGTCCGCATGAATGCCGTCGTCCGCACTTGGTTTCTCGAAACTCTTTCCGACACTCTCGCCGACATTGTGTCCCAGTGCGGCGCCTCTGCCCGCTCTCTCTGGCTCTCCATAGAGTTCCAGACTTCCAGTTCCTTGGCAATCGCACCACGCGTGCCCTTTACGCCGACCAAGAATTCCGCTCCTTCTCCCAAGGCGATCTCCCTATCGCCGAATATTGTCACCGCTACAAGAAACTCGCCGAAGATCTACATGATCTCGGCGAACCCGTCTCTGACCGGAATTTGGTCCTCAACATTGTCAGAGTTCTCAACGAGCGCTTCCAGGCTCTCGGACTTCTCCTTCACCGCACCCACCCACTCCCCAATTTCCTACAGGTTCGCAATGACCTGGCGCTCGAGGAACTCACGATGGCAAAGGCCGCACTGGCTGCCGCTCTTGCTGCCCTGTCCGACACAAGCGGCTCCAGTGGTTCCTTGTCGCCTGTCTCCTCCCAGCCATGCCCACCAGTAGTCATCTAAGTTGAGTTCAGACACCTGTGGCAGTAAAAGTACCATTTATCTTATGAGATATGTGTTTAAATTTTCAGGGAAAAGTTAAACAGATTGTTGGCTCTACTCTTCGGGATTTAGCAAATGATAGCATGGAACTTGTGACAAACTTTGAATCAGACAAATCTCCTGCAGAATTTGCTAAATTTTATAAAGCAGATGAACTTCTAGGAGGACATGTTATAATGCTTGGCGCAAATCCTTCAAGCCAGGCTGCTGCACTGGAGGCACTACGTGCATATCCTGGTGAGAATTTATTATCTAGTTGCGACAAGAACTATGATTTCTCATTGTGTTAGCCTCTTGCGTTGTTTTTGTTTGGCTGTTTGCTCTTAAGTCTTATTTGTAGTATCTCTTATTATTTGCCCCTTGTCTCTCATTGTGTGTTCTAGATGTTGCAAATgctaaaattcataaaatatctATTTAAAAAAATAACAGTTCGAAATACCAGGTAGAATTTTGAGAATTACAGAAATTATCCTGTTGATGAAACCTAGAAGTAAATTTGCTTTTAACAAAGCACTATAAGCTGCATTACTCGTCCCTTTTAATCATAATTTCTTGTAGCCATGGTAATACATGATCAAATACTGCTGCTGATGGATGAAAAATTATTATTTATTTCATTTTCATCGTCTGTATTCAACACAATAAGTTGAGTACATAGCCTTTCAATTGTTAACCACATGTATATCGTAAATAATTATGGTGACTATTTTTTGTCTTGTTAGAGTTAGATACAAGATGATTCTGCATATGCATAAACCAGTTTATTGTATCCAAGAAACTGTATTATGTACAGTTGAACTTATTTTGTCAAATATATGACCTTTGTACAGCATTATGAAATTTACAGAACAGAAAGGTGGTATTTTTTGTACAACAATAAAGTTCATTGATTTAAGTGCCATTCTGATAGGCCTCCACTATTTTTTATCGAACCGCGCTGGAGAACTGCGTGCCATTTCATTAAGAGAGAGATAGGCCTCCACTATAAAAAGTAGATATAAAGCTAGGCTGGTGATGATTAACACATCAACATATTAGCCTCTCACCCTGAGATGGCAGGCTTTATTCAAAGGTTGTTTGAAGGCTATCTAGTAGTATTAGGTGATACTCAATGTGCTTCAGCTACACTTAATCTTCATTGAAACCCTAATTTCTGTGAGATTACAAGGTAAGGTATTATTGCTGTCGTTTGCTCGTTTAATTCTCTACGGTCACACCCATCCGCCTTCATGTGATGGAGAATTTTACATCTTCTAGTCATTCTTCTGTTAGTACTGTTTGTTTCTGCTGTAAGCCATAAGATGTCATCAATGATAAACTGCAATAAACGTGGGCTATCATACTAGGTGGTTTGCAAGTTGGAGGTGGGATAAATTTGGAGAATGCAATGTCTTACCTTAATGAAGGGGCCAGTCATGTGATAGTGACCTCTGTACGTGCTCATGCTCTAAATCTGTGTAAACTTTACTATTTTTTTTCTTCGATATGTGGCGTATTGTATAAACATTTTTTGCTACTCTGTACTTCTGTATGAAGATATATTTAGGGCTTATCTCCATTATATTCATATTTCTATTTGCTTTCATTGGTCTAAAGATACTAGTGCTTCCTCAAAACTTGCTATCTCTTGCCAGGAGAAGGTTTATAGAAATCCTATATCCCATTGCTGATGCATTCCATCTTCCTTATCACTCTTGTTCAAGTTTCTACCACCACATTTTTGTTTCTTTCTTCATGCCAATGTGATTTGCATCTTGGCTGCCTTGATTTCATCTCGATGGACATGCAAGTTTGTAGTCACATCGCTGCCATCAAGGAATACTTTGGTGCCCCTATTCCAGATTGGTCTTGGCATTTGTCAATATTCTCACCATGGCTTGGTCAATACTCTTAGTTGCCCAGCCTCGCTGTAAGCGTCATCTTTGGATGCCACTTAGAACATTGGTGCAAGTAGATGATGTTATCGCTTTTCAGCTGCTAGTATCGATGATTCTCTGCTAATAAGACCTATATCTTCTGCTTAAGCAACCTTTGATGTCAGTCCTGAGCTAGCTTGTTCTATTGTGGAGGCGAAAGTTTTTTTCTCCTTATTGCACCTGTTGCTTTGTCTGATAGTTATCATTTTTGGATATTATTCTTTGCACGAACATAACTGAAAATCACTTTTACTGCATATTGTCTTTTATTTGAGTATCTGTAACTCATGTATTTAAGTCTTTTATGTAGTATGTGTTTAGTGATGGCAAGATGAACACTGAAAGGTTAAGAAAACTTGTCGAGCTGGTTGGGAAACAGAGGCTCGTGCTGGACCTCAGTTGTCGAAAAAAGGTACCAAGTACATAGGACAATTATGTTAATTTTCATTTATGATGCTATATTTGTGTTTTGGTTCTTTTCATCCGTGGAACTGAAATTACCAATTATCAAGTGAACATTGTTGGGTTGTTGATTTGCTGAATTATGTTAATAATATATGGGAAGCGCAATGAAATAGATAGAATGAAGTAAGTATTTcaaatttccaattatcttaTTTGGACTGTGGTAGATGCATTCTTATGTGTGCACTCTTTTGTGGTCGCAAACGCTACTCTTCATTGCATTTTCTTT from Zea mays cultivar B73 chromosome 6, Zm-B73-REFERENCE-NAM-5.0, whole genome shotgun sequence harbors:
- the LOC100284229 gene encoding 1-(5-phosphoribosyl)-5-[(5-phosphoribosylamino)methylideneamino] imidazole-4-carboxamide isomerase, chloroplastic isoform X2, coding for MPLPPQPVRRSCPILLAVNDTCGVTRMTSTCAARVPSLRWAPQRGWVGSWVSVRPAKCRTSGGHAVVCAAVSFRPCIDIHKGKVKQIVGSTLRDLANDSMELVTNFESDKSPAEFAKFYKADELLGGHVIMLGANPSSQAAALEALRAYPGGLQVGGGINLENAMSYLNEGASHVIVTSYVFSDGKMNTERLRKLVELVGKQRLVLDLSCRKKDGRYTIVTDRWQKFSDVFVDEPTLEYLAAFADEFLVHGVDVEGKRLGIDEELVELLGHYSPIPVTYAGGVSTMDDLERIKKAGKSRVDVTIGSALDIFGGDLPYKDVVLWHRKQSMVGQV
- the LOC100284229 gene encoding 1-(5-phosphoribosyl)-5-[(5-phosphoribosylamino)methylideneamino] imidazole-4-carboxamide isomerase, chloroplastic isoform X1, whose protein sequence is MRQCEAGCFMRETNRFFGPAHASSHGRERIGPPPPLCPSVHNLVARVSYSPVRRSCPILLAVNDTCGVTRMTSTCAARVPSLRWAPQRGWVGSWVSVRPAKCRTSGGHAVVCAAVSFRPCIDIHKGKVKQIVGSTLRDLANDSMELVTNFESDKSPAEFAKFYKADELLGGHVIMLGANPSSQAAALEALRAYPGGLQVGGGINLENAMSYLNEGASHVIVTSYVFSDGKMNTERLRKLVELVGKQRLVLDLSCRKKDGRYTIVTDRWQKFSDVFVDEPTLEYLAAFADEFLVHGVDVEGKRLGIDEELVELLGHYSPIPVTYAGGVSTMDDLERIKKAGKSRVDVTIGSALDIFGGDLPYKDVVLWHRKQSMVGQV
- the LOC100284229 gene encoding 1-(5-phosphoribosyl)-5-[(5-phosphoribosylamino)methylideneamino] imidazole-4-carboxamide isomerase, chloroplastic isoform X3, which gives rise to MRQCEAGCFMRETNRFFGPAHASSHGRERIGPPPPLCPSVHNLVARVSYSPVRRSCPILLAVNDTCGVTRMTSTCAARVPSLRWAPQRGWVGSWVSVRPAKCRTSGGHAVVCAAVSFRPCIDIHKGKVKQIVGSTLRDLANDSMELVTNFESDKSPAEFAKFYKADELLGGHVIMLGANPSSQAAALEALRAYPGGLQVGGGINLENAMSYLNEGASHVIVTSYVFSDGKMNTERLRKLVELVGKQRLVLDLSCRKKDGRYTIVTDRWQKFSDVFVDEPTLEYLAAFADEFLVHGVDVEGKRCSYVPCYQVRN
- the LOC100284229 gene encoding 1-(5-phosphoribosyl)-5-[(5-phosphoribosylamino)methylideneamino] imidazole-4-carboxamide isomerase, chloroplastic isoform 1 (isoform 1 is encoded by transcript variant 1), encoding MTSTCAARVPSLRWAPQRGWVGSWVSVRPAKCRTSGGHAVVCAAVSFRPCIDIHKGKVKQIVGSTLRDLANDSMELVTNFESDKSPAEFAKFYKADELLGGHVIMLGANPSSQAAALEALRAYPGGLQVGGGINLENAMSYLNEGASHVIVTSYVFSDGKMNTERLRKLVELVGKQRLVLDLSCRKKDGRYTIVTDRWQKFSDVFVDEPTLEYLAAFADEFLVHGVDVEGKRLGIDEELVELLGHYSPIPVTYAGGVSTMDDLERIKKAGKSRVDVTIGSALDIFGGDLPYKDVVLWHRKQSMVGQV